The Erythrobacter sp. HL-111 DNA segment CCGTCGGTGGCGATGATGAGAATCCTTTTCATCGGGTTTCCTCCTTTGTCCATTCGTTCGATCAACGGAGGACGAAGGGGCCGCGTTCCGCCGGGCGCGCTCGCCGGTGGCGCGGGCCAGCCGGGTCGTGGGGCTTTCCGCGCCCTGCGCCGCCAACGCTCGCCGGCCGCTCCCCCGCGCGAGCCTGTGGAAACCCCTCTCCCGCCCGCGCGCGCGGCTTGCTAGGGGCTTAAGCATGGCAGACACCCCCGCTCCCGGCGCACCCGCCCCGCCACCGCCGGACGATCCTTTCGACCAGATCGTGGACGCGCCCTTCGACGCCGCGCTCGAGGAGCGCTATCTCGTCTATGCGCTTTCGACCATCACCGCGCGCTCGCTGCCCGACCTGCGCGACGGGTTGAAGCCGGTCCACCGCCGCCTGCTCTGGGCGATGCGCCAGCTCGGCCTCAGGCCCGACAGCGCTTTCAAGAAATCCGCGCGCGTCGTCGGCGACGTGGTCGGCAAGTATCACCCCCACGGCGACGTTGCCGCCTATGACGCGATGGTCCGCCTCGCGCAGCCGTTCTCGCTGCGCTATCCTCTGGTCGAGGGGCAGGGCAATTTCGGCAATATCGACGGCGATAACGCGGCCGCCTACCGCTATACCGAGGTGCGGCTGACGCGGACCGCGATGGAACTGATGGCGGGCCTCGACGAAGGCACGGTCACGTTCCTGCCGACCTACAACGGCGAGGAACAGGAACCCGAGCTTATGCCCGGCCTGTTCCCGAACCTGCTCGCCAACGGGTCGAGCGGGATCGCGGTCGGCATGGCGACCAATATTCCCTCGCACAATGTCGCGGAAATCATCGACGCCACGCTTGAACTGATCGACAACCCCCATGTCGAGCACGCGCGGCTGATGGAACTGTTCGCCGGGCCGGACTTTCCCACCGGCGGCCGGATCGTCGACAGCCCCGAGGCGATCTCGCAGGCCTATGCCACCGGGCGCGGCTCGTTCCGGGTGCGCGGCGTGTTCCGCGCGCCGGAATCGGGCAACGCGGCCGACCGGGAGGCGGGCATCGAACGGCTGGGCGGCGGGCAATGGCAGCTCGTCATCTCCGAAATCCCGTTCCAGGTCGCCAAGGGCAAGCTGATCGAGCAGATCGCCGCGACCATCGCCGACCGGAAGCTCCCCATCCTCGAGGACGTGCGCGACGAAAGCGACGAGGACATCCGCATCGTCCTCGTGCCGCGGTCGCGCAATGTCGATCCCGACCTGCTCAAGGAGAGCGTGTTCAAGCTGACCGACCTCGAAACCCGCTTCGGGCTCAACCTCAACGTGCTCGATGCGAAGCGCACCCCGATGGTGATGGGGCTGAAGGAACTGCTGGCGAACTGGGTCGCCGCCCAGATCGACATCCTCCAGCGCCGCACCCGCCACCGGCTCGACCAGATCGAAAAGCGGCTGGAACTGGTCGAAGGCTACATCATCGCCTTCCTCAACCTCGACCGGGTGATCGAGATCATCCGCACCGAGGACGAACCCAAGCCGGTGATGATGGAGGAATTCGGCCTCACCGACCGGCAGGCCGAGGCGATCCTGAACATGCGGCTGCGGTCCTTGCGGAAGCTCGAGGAAATGCAGCTTCGCAAGGAAAAGGACGACCTCCTCGCAGAACAGGCGGAGCTGACCGCGCTGCTGGAAAGCCCGGCCCGCCAGCGCACGCGATTGAAGCGCGACCTCAGGGCGCTTCGCAAGGACTATGCCGAGGACACCCCGCTCGGCGCACGCCGCACGCGGATCGAGGAAGCGGCGCCGGCGGTCGAATTCAGCATGGACGCGATGATCGAGAAGGAGCCGGTGACGGTCATCCTCTCGCAGAAGGGCTGGATCCGCGCGGCCAAGGGGCACGTCCCGCTCGACCAGGAATTCAAGTACAAGGAAGGCGACGCGCTCGCCTTCATCGCGCACGCGCAGACCACCGACAAGCTGCTGATCGCGGGGACCGACGGGCGCTTCTACACGCTCGGCTGCGACAAGCTGCCCGGGGCGCGCGGATTCGGCGAGCCGGTGCGGACCATGATCGACCTCGACGCGGAAAGCTCGATCGCCAACATGCTCGTCCACAGGGCGGGCGGAAAGCTGCTCCTCGCGGCGTCGAGCGGGAAGGGCTTTCTCGCGAAGAGCGACGACCTGCTGGCCGAGACGCGCAAGGGCCGGCAGGTGGTCAACCTGAAGGGCGGGGCGAGGCTCCAGGTGGTGCGGCAGGTCCCGCCCGAGCACGATCACGTCGCCGCCGTGGGCGACAACCGCAGGCTGATCGTCTTCAACATCGAGGAAATGCCCGAAATGGCGCGCGGGCAAGGCGTCCAGTTGCAGCGTTACCGCGACGGCGGGCTTTCGGACGCGACGACCTTTCGGCTGGAGGACGGGCTGAGCTGGACTATGGGCGGCGCGCAGGGACGCACCCGGACCGAAAACGAGATCTGGCAATGGAAGGTCGCGCGCGGCGCGGCGGGGCGGATGCCGCCGCAGGGCTTCCCGAGGGACAACCGCTTCGATTGATTCCGCGCGGCCGCTTGCCGGCCGGCGAAGGCGTCGCCGCAAGGGCGCAGGCCCGTCCGCAGCGATGCAGCCTTGGGACCATGTGAGCGAGAAGATCGCGGCGCGGATGCGCTGCGCAAACGAGAAAGGGCCGGCAGGAGCGATCCTGCCGACCCTTTCGTCCGACCAGACGGTGCGTGAAGCGAGGCTCAGCCGCCCTGGGCGGCGGCCATGATGTCGGAATAGTTGGCGCGCGCCATGATCGTGCCTTCCTCGTCGACCCACATCAGGTCGCGCGGCAGGCTGATGAGTTCTTCCTCGGCCTTGACGACGATGATCTCGCCGTCGTTCTCGATCGTTTCGACCATGCCCAGCGGCTGTTCGTCCGCGGTCACGATCGGCGCGCCCACGACGAGCAGTTCGTCGAGCTTCTCCATCGCTTCGGCTTCGGCCCGGGCGAGTTCGGCCTCGCGCGCTTGCTCTTCGGCCTGCTGCTGCGCGACCTGCTGCTGCATCATGCCGTCGATCTGCTGCTTGGTCGCTTCGACGCGGAAGCCCATGTCGCCCGCGTCGTTGATCGCGCGTTCGGCAATCGCGTTGCGGGGCAGGGGCGCCTCGTAGGTGCCGGTGTCGACCGTGACGGTCGCATCGTCGGTCACGGTGACCGTGCCGATCGGGTTGCCGTCATTGCCGTAGATCGTATCGCCCACGTCCTGCGCGGAAGCCGCGATCGGGGTCGCCGCCATGGCGGTGGCCAGGATAGCCAGCTTGGCAAGTTTCATCGTCAGAATACTCCGTTCTTCAGTTCAACGAGACGCCGCCGCGAACGAGCGGGCGACGCGGGCCGGACGCACGGCACCAAGCGAAGATCGGGGCAACGAAGCCCCGGCCGATGCCAGGTGCGGATGGATGCGCGCGCAAGGTGAATGTGCAAAACGCGCAAGCGGTTCCCTAGGGAAAAACGACAGGTGTGACAACACGGACGACCCGGAACAAGGTATGCCACCTGCGCGATGAAGGGTCCCTGAACGCATTATCAATCGCTTAGCCGATTTCCTCGGCAAGGATCTGACTGAGCCGCGCATCATCCGGAAAGCCCTCCGCAATCCAGCGTCGCTCGACCGCCCGCAGAATTTTCGCAACTTGCGGCCCGGCGGTCACGCCTTGCGCGATGATCTCGCCCCCCTTCAGCGGAAAGACGGGCGGCGCCCACCCGGCGAGCGGACGGGCATCGGCACCGGCAAGGAGCAGCCGGTCGATGGCGCAATCGGTCCCGGCGCGGTAGGCGAGGGCGTGCATCGCGGCGGCATCCTCGTCCCTGCGTTCGGCCGCGGTGACGAGCCGCGCGCGCTGCGCCTTCGACAGCCGCAGCCGGGCCGCGACCGTTTCGGCGACATCGCGCGAAGGCGGCAGCAGCGCGGCGAGGCGGCGCAGCGGCTCGGGCGCGAAACCCTGCGCGCGTTCGGCCGCGACGAGCCGGGCGAGGCCCTCGACATGTTTCGCACAGGCCTCGGGCAGGATCACGCCGAGCACGCCGCGCGCGTGCATTCGCGCGATGGTCGGGTGGGGATCGGCCAGCGCGAGCAGGGCAAGGAGTTCGTTCGCGATCCGCTCGCGCGAGAGCCCCTTGAGCGTGGCGGCCATGTCGGCACAGGCCTTTTCGGCGTCCGCGTCGAGCTCGGCCCCGAAGCGCGCCTGGAAGCGGTAATAGCGCAGGATCCTCAGGTGATCCTCGGCGATGCGCGCGCGCGGGTCCCCGATGAAACGCACCCGCCGGGCGGCAAGGTCATCGAGCCCGCCGAAATAATCCGCGATCTCCAGCGTTTCGGGATGGGCATAGAGCGCGTTGATCGTGAAATCGCGCCGCGCCGCGTCCTCGCGCCAGTCGCTCGCGAAGCGGATCGTGGCGCGGCGTCCGTCGGTCGAGACGTCGTGGCGCAAGGTCGTCACCTCGACCGGGCCGCCTTCGACGAGGGCGGCGACCGTGCCGTGTTCGATGCCCGTCGGCACCGTCCTGATCCCCGCCTGTGCGCAGCGCTCGATCACCGTCTCGGGCAGCAGCCGCGTCGCGCAGTCGACATCGTGCACCTCGATGCCGAGAAGGCCGTCGCGCACCGCCCCGCCGACCCAGCGGATGTCCTCCGCCCCGAGCGCGCGGGTGAGCGCCGCGAGGCCCGCTCGCCTGGTCCAGCCTGCCGTTTCAAGCGAATGTCCCACCCGCGCCCCTGTCCGCGCCGGTCCCTGCCGGCGCCCTTCGTGTCGTTGCGAGGGGGGATTACCGAAAAGCGGGCGTGTCCCACAACCCCGCTCGGCCTAGCGTTCCTGCCGCGCGCCGGGCAGCGCTTCCTCCACCGCGATCCGCCGGGCGAGGTTGGCGATGATCGCCGCCGTCACGCCCCAGATGCGAAAGCCCGAATAGTCCATCTCGAGATAGCGCCGCATCGCCCCGCGCCAGAACACCTCGTTGGTCGTCCACGCGGTCTCGTCGAGCAGCAGCGCGAGCGGCGCCTCGAACCACGCCGCGACCTCGCTCGGGTGGGGCACGAGCGGCAGGTCGGGCGGGATCACCGCGAGGACGGGGGTGACGATGAAGCCGGTCCCGGTCTGGTAGCGGTCGGTTTCGCCCACCACCCGCACCGCCTCGCGCGGGATGGCCAGCTCCTCCTCCGCCTCGCGCAGGGCGGCGGTGATGGCGTCCTCGCCCGGATCGAGCTTGCCGCCGGGAAAGGCGACCTGTCCCGGATGGTCGCGCATCCCCTTGGGGCGCTGGGTGAGGAGGACACCCGGTTCGGCGCGCTCCGTCACGGCGATCAGCACGGCGGCGGGTTTCGATTCGCCGGTGGCGAAACGGGCGTCCGACAGAAGATCGGGAATGTCGCGTTGGTGGCCCCGCGCGAGGCTTGCCGAAAGCCGGTCGAACAGGTTCCCCATCCGCGTGTCAGGGGACCAGCGAGAAGATCGCGCCCTGGCTCGAGACGATCCATTCATCGCCATTGGTCGCCAGCGCGATCTCGGCCAGTTGGGTGTAGGTCGAGCGGTTCAACCGCGCCTCGCAGCCGCGCCGCACCATCAGGTAGAGCGCGGGCGTGTCCGGATCGCCCGCCGCGCGCAGCGGATTGTCCGGCCCGGCGACGACCAGTTCGTCGGTGTTGAGGCGGAAGACGATCTCGCCCTCCTTCAGGGCGCAGTCGACCGCGACGAAGGCGGCGTCGTCGACCTCGATCGAGAGCTTCTCGAACGGGGTCATCAGCCAATGCTGGCCGGTTTCGTCGCGGGTGAGGAGTCCGGAAAAGGCGCGGACCATGGCGGGGCGGGTGATCGGGTCGCCCGCGTGATACCAGGTCCCGTCGGCGGCGATCCGCATATCGCTTTCGCCGAGCCTTCCCGGCGCCCAGTTCTCGACCGGGGGGCTCTTGCGCGCCGCGACGTGTTCGGCGATTTCGGCAAGGGTGAGTTCGGCGAGATAGGGAGGCGGTTCGTAGGGCATGGTGGGGAAATGCGTTGCCAGAACCGCGCGTTCCCGTGAAGGGGGTTAGCACGCGGGGTCAGGCCACGGCCCCAGCATTCCCTCCTCCGGCATGGCCGCCAGCGCCGCGCCGCGCGCAAGCAGGCGCTGTTGTTCATAGGGACCGGGGCAGCGCCAGCCGCGCGTGTGCGCGTTGGTGAAGCCCCAGCGCCCGTAATAGTCCGCATCCCCGATCAGGACCTGCGGAAAGCTCGCGCCGGTTTCGCGCCCGAGCCGCCCCTCGGCATCGAGCATCGCCGCCATCAGCCCCTTGCCGAAGCCCTCGCCCTGGCGTTCGGGCAGGACCGCGACGGGGCCGACCATCACCAGCGGGACCGGTCGGCCCTCCGCCGTCACCAGCGCGACGGGCCAGCACTGGATCGTCGCGACCAGCATCTCGTCTTCGTCGAGCGCGGCGAAGCTGAGCGCGTCCAGCGCCTCCATCCCGGCCCGGATGCGATAGGCGGTGCGCGCGTGGCGGCCCTCGCCGAAGGCCCGGTCGAGCAGTTCCTCGACCATCGCCGGGGGCACCGCGGCGAGCGGGATGAGAGTGGCGCTGTCGGTGGTCACGCGTGCGGGCGATCAGCGCGGGGTGAGCTTGAGCAGGCGGCCCTCCTCGCCGTCCTCGGCCACCCAGACCGCGCCATCCGGCCCTTCCTCGATCGAGCGCAGGCGGTTGTCCATGTCGTGCCGGGCGATCTCGCGCGCGCTGTCGCCTTCGAGCGCGACGACGATCAGCGCCTCGGTCGAAAGACCCGTGATGAGCGCGTCGCCTTTCCAGGTGTCGAACATCGTGCCCGAATGGATGATCATGTCGCCCGGCGCGATCACCGGGGTCCAGCTGACTTCGGGCTTGGTGAAGCCGTCGTCCGGCGCATGGTCGGGGATCGGCGAGCCGTCATAGTTGATGCCGTCGGACCGTTCGGGCCAGCCGTAATTCGCCCCGCGTTCGACGATGTTGAGTTCATCGCCGCCCTTCGGCCCGTGCTCGGTCTCCCACAACCGGCCCTGCGCGTCGAAATCCATGCCGAGGATGTTGCGGTGGCCGTATGACCAGATCTCGTCGGGCACGCCTTCGCGGTCCGCGAAGGGGTTGCCCGCGGCGGGCGAGCCGTCGAGGTCGAGGCGCACGATCGTCCCCAGCGTGTTCGAAAGGTCCTGGGCAGGGGTCTGCTTCTGCCGGTCGCCGCTCGCGACGAAGAGATGCTGCCCGTCGGGCGAGACCTGGATGCGGTGCGAATAGTGCCCGCGGCCCGTCACCTTGGGCGCCTGCCGCCAGATCACTTCGAAGCCTTCGATCGCGCAGGCATCGACCGCGCCGCATTCGAGCGTGCCGCGCCCCAGCGCCGCGCCGCGCGTGTCCCCCTCGCCCGCCTCGGCGAAGGAGAGGTAGATCGTCCGGCCCGCAAGGTCCCCGTCCGCCTCGCCCGGAAGGAAGGCGATGTCGCCGAGGCCGCCCTGGCCGCCGTAATCGACCGGGGGCACGCCCGAGACCGTGCCGATTGCGCCGGTCGCGGTGTCCATCACCTTGAGGCTGCCGCCCTGCTCGGTCACGAACAGCATCGCCGTGCCCGGCGCGAATTCGATCGCCCAGGGTTCCTCGAAAGTCGCCATGACCTCGCTCGTGAAGGGGCGCTCGGCTCCTTCCGCGTCCGCCTGGGCGGCGCTATCCCCGGAATCCGCCCGGGCACAGCTTGCGAGAGCGAGCGCGGGAAGGGAAAAGGCGAGGGCGAACGCTTTAAGATCTGTCATGGATGATCCAACTCCCGATACCTGTGTGGGGGCCGCAAGGCCCGGCTCCCGGCCCGTGAAACGCCCCGCGATCGGCCCGGCAATCGGCCCCGTGATCGGCGTCGACGAAGCCGGGCGAGGACCGCTGGCCGGGCCGGTCGTCGCGGCTGCCGTGGTGCTGTGCGCCCCGATACCGGCTGGGCTCGCCGATTCCAAGACGCTTGTGCCCGCGCGCCGTGCCGAACTCGACCTGCTGATCCGCGCGAACTGCCGCTGGGCGGTGGCGGTGGTCGAGCCCGAGGAGATCGACCGGCTCAACATCTTCATGGCGACGATGGAGGCGATGACCCGCTGCGTCGGCGAGCTTTGCGCCGCGCTCGGAGACGGTCCGCAAGAGGTGCTGATCGACGGCAACCTGACCCCGCACGGACGCTGTTCCGGCTGGCGCTGGCCCGCGCGCCCGATCGTCGGCGGGGACGCAACCGAACCTTGCATCAGCGCCGCCTCGATCATTGCCAAGGAATGGCGCGACCGCCTGATGATCGAGGCCGCGCGGGCCTATCCCGCCTACGGCTGGGAGAGCAACAAGGGCTATGGAACGGCCCGGCACCGCGAGGCATTGCGCCTTTATGGACCGAGCCCGTTGCACCGCCGATCCTTCGCGCCCGTCGCGCAGGCCACGCTTCTCTAGACGCGCCCTTTGGGCTATGCGCCCGGGCCTATGATCGAGGCGATCCTCTACGCCGTCGCCGGGCTCGCCGGCCTTGCCGTGGGCGGTGAACTGCTGGTGCGCGGCGCGGTGGGCATCGCGCGGAGGATCGGCGTGTCGACGCTCTTCACCGGGCTCGTCATCGTCGGCTTCGCCACCTCGATGCCGGAAATGGTGGCGAGCGTGCAAGCGGCCCTGTCGGGATCGCCCGAGATCGCGTGGGGCAACATCATCGGCTCCAACCTCGCGAACACGCTCCTGATCCTGGGCCTTGCCGCGGTGGTCGCGCCGATCGAACTGGTAGGGACGGGAAAGCGCGATGCGGTGACCGCGCTCGGCGTGACGCTGGTGCTGTGGGCGCTGGCGCTCTCGGGGATCGGGGCGCGCTGGGTCGGCGGCGTCTTGCTTGTCGGGATCGTCGCCTACATCGTGTGGCGCTATCGCCATCCCGGAAGCTCTCCGCCCGACACCGGTGCGGAGGCGGCGCCCGTGCGCACCTTGCTCGCGGTGCTGCTGTTCCTCGGCGGGCTCGGCGTGCTTGTCGCGGGCGGCAACGCGCTGGTCTTCGGCGCGATCCAGCTTGCGACGATCCTGAGAGTGCCCGAAACCGTGATCGGTCTCACCGTGGTCGCGGTGGGCACCTCGCTCCCCGAACTCGCCGCCTCGATCGCCGCCGCGCTGCGCGGCCAGCCGGGGCTCGCGCTCGGCAATGTGGTGGGCTCGAACATCTACAATATCCTGCTCATCGGCGGGGCGACCATGAGCATCGCGCCCTTTCCGCTGCCCGCCGAGCTCGCGGGGGTGCAGATGGCGCTGCTGACTGCGAGCGCGGTGCTCCTGCTCGCGCTGCTGTGGCAGGCGAAACGGATCGGACGGACGACCGGCGCGCTGCTGGTCGCGGCCTTTGCCGGGAACGTGGTGCTGGTCTTCAGTTAGCCGCGGGATCGAGTCCTTCCGGCCACACCACCCCATCTGGAGTCCGGGCGCCCGGGGCGGACTCCATATCTTGTTGCGGTCCCGTTTCGTTCCGCCCCGCTCACCGTTTCTCAACCATGATCGCGCAGGATTTACCGGGTTGACGGAGAGTCCGCTTGGACTCATGGCTGTGGATAACTTCGGCATTCAAGGCACAGGGGAGAGACGGCGTGGGCGTGATGGAGACGGCGAAGATGCGCGCGGGGACGGGCGGGAAAACCCGTGCGAGCGCACCCGCCCAGGCGCCTGCCCCTGCGCCGGAGACGCTTCCGCTCGGCGAGATCCTGGCGGGCGACTGCATCGAGGCGATGCGGACCCTGCCCGACAACAGCATCGACTGCATCTTCGCCGATCCGCCCTACAACCTGCAGCTGGGGGGCGACCTCAACCGGCCCGACGGCAGCCATGTCGATGCCGTGACCAACGATTGGGACCGGTTCGATTCCTTCCGCGCCTATGACGATTTCACCCGGCACTGGCTGACCGAAGCGCGCCGCGTGCTGAAACCCGACGGGTCGCTCTGGGTCATCGGCAGCTACCACAACATCTACCGCGTGGGCGCGATCCTGCAGGACATCGGCTTCTGGATCCTCAACGACATCGTCTGGCGCAAGACCAATCCGATGCCCAATTTCAAGGGCACGCGCTTCACCAATGCCCACGAGACGCTGATCTGGGCGAGCATGGGGGAAAAGGCGCGCTATCATTTCAACTACCGGGCGATGAAGACGCTCAACGACGAACTGCAGATGCGTTCCGACTGGGTGATCCCGATCTGTGCCGGGGGCGAGCGGCTGAAGGAGAACGGGCGCAAGGCGCATCCGACGCAGAAGCCCGAGGCGCTGCTCTACCGCGTGCTGCTGGCGACGACCGAACAGGGCGACGTGGTGCTCGATCCCTTCTTCGGCACCGGCACGACCGGGGCGGTGGCGAAACGGCTGGGGCGCCAGTGGATCGGCTGCGAACGGGAAGGTTTCTACCGCGAGGTCGCTCTCAAACGGATCGAGAAGGAACTGCCGCTCGACGAGAGCGCGTTGAAGACCATGCAATCGAGGAAATCCGCGCCCCGTGTCGCCTTCGGGACAGTGGTGGAAACCGGACTGATCGCGCCCGGCACCGTGGTCTTCGACAAGAAGCGCCGCTGGCGCGCGATCGTGCGGGCGGACGGGTCGCTCGATTGCGAAGGGCAGACCGGCTCGATCCACGGCCTCGGCAAGGATCTCCAGGGCGCGCCCTCGTGCAATGGATGGAGCTTCTGGCATTACGAGAAGGACGGCGAGATCGTCCCCGTAGATGCCGCGCGCCAGCTCTATCTCCTCGCCGCCGAGGATTGAGGTGGGATCGGTCTATCTCCATCCCGTGACGCTCGCCTCCGGCCCGCA contains these protein-coding regions:
- the parC gene encoding DNA topoisomerase IV subunit A encodes the protein MADTPAPGAPAPPPPDDPFDQIVDAPFDAALEERYLVYALSTITARSLPDLRDGLKPVHRRLLWAMRQLGLRPDSAFKKSARVVGDVVGKYHPHGDVAAYDAMVRLAQPFSLRYPLVEGQGNFGNIDGDNAAAYRYTEVRLTRTAMELMAGLDEGTVTFLPTYNGEEQEPELMPGLFPNLLANGSSGIAVGMATNIPSHNVAEIIDATLELIDNPHVEHARLMELFAGPDFPTGGRIVDSPEAISQAYATGRGSFRVRGVFRAPESGNAADREAGIERLGGGQWQLVISEIPFQVAKGKLIEQIAATIADRKLPILEDVRDESDEDIRIVLVPRSRNVDPDLLKESVFKLTDLETRFGLNLNVLDAKRTPMVMGLKELLANWVAAQIDILQRRTRHRLDQIEKRLELVEGYIIAFLNLDRVIEIIRTEDEPKPVMMEEFGLTDRQAEAILNMRLRSLRKLEEMQLRKEKDDLLAEQAELTALLESPARQRTRLKRDLRALRKDYAEDTPLGARRTRIEEAAPAVEFSMDAMIEKEPVTVILSQKGWIRAAKGHVPLDQEFKYKEGDALAFIAHAQTTDKLLIAGTDGRFYTLGCDKLPGARGFGEPVRTMIDLDAESSIANMLVHRAGGKLLLAASSGKGFLAKSDDLLAETRKGRQVVNLKGGARLQVVRQVPPEHDHVAAVGDNRRLIVFNIEEMPEMARGQGVQLQRYRDGGLSDATTFRLEDGLSWTMGGAQGRTRTENEIWQWKVARGAAGRMPPQGFPRDNRFD
- a CDS encoding CCA tRNA nucleotidyltransferase, which encodes MGHSLETAGWTRRAGLAALTRALGAEDIRWVGGAVRDGLLGIEVHDVDCATRLLPETVIERCAQAGIRTVPTGIEHGTVAALVEGGPVEVTTLRHDVSTDGRRATIRFASDWREDAARRDFTINALYAHPETLEIADYFGGLDDLAARRVRFIGDPRARIAEDHLRILRYYRFQARFGAELDADAEKACADMAATLKGLSRERIANELLALLALADPHPTIARMHARGVLGVILPEACAKHVEGLARLVAAERAQGFAPEPLRRLAALLPPSRDVAETVAARLRLSKAQRARLVTAAERRDEDAAAMHALAYRAGTDCAIDRLLLAGADARPLAGWAPPVFPLKGGEIIAQGVTAGPQVAKILRAVERRWIAEGFPDDARLSQILAEEIG
- a CDS encoding CoA pyrophosphatase, translating into MGNLFDRLSASLARGHQRDIPDLLSDARFATGESKPAAVLIAVTERAEPGVLLTQRPKGMRDHPGQVAFPGGKLDPGEDAITAALREAEEELAIPREAVRVVGETDRYQTGTGFIVTPVLAVIPPDLPLVPHPSEVAAWFEAPLALLLDETAWTTNEVFWRGAMRRYLEMDYSGFRIWGVTAAIIANLARRIAVEEALPGARQER
- a CDS encoding DUF1285 domain-containing protein; its protein translation is MPYEPPPYLAELTLAEIAEHVAARKSPPVENWAPGRLGESDMRIAADGTWYHAGDPITRPAMVRAFSGLLTRDETGQHWLMTPFEKLSIEVDDAAFVAVDCALKEGEIVFRLNTDELVVAGPDNPLRAAGDPDTPALYLMVRRGCEARLNRSTYTQLAEIALATNGDEWIVSSQGAIFSLVP
- a CDS encoding GNAT family N-acetyltransferase — protein: MTTDSATLIPLAAVPPAMVEELLDRAFGEGRHARTAYRIRAGMEALDALSFAALDEDEMLVATIQCWPVALVTAEGRPVPLVMVGPVAVLPERQGEGFGKGLMAAMLDAEGRLGRETGASFPQVLIGDADYYGRWGFTNAHTRGWRCPGPYEQQRLLARGAALAAMPEEGMLGPWPDPAC
- a CDS encoding PQQ-dependent sugar dehydrogenase; this encodes MTDLKAFALAFSLPALALASCARADSGDSAAQADAEGAERPFTSEVMATFEEPWAIEFAPGTAMLFVTEQGGSLKVMDTATGAIGTVSGVPPVDYGGQGGLGDIAFLPGEADGDLAGRTIYLSFAEAGEGDTRGAALGRGTLECGAVDACAIEGFEVIWRQAPKVTGRGHYSHRIQVSPDGQHLFVASGDRQKQTPAQDLSNTLGTIVRLDLDGSPAAGNPFADREGVPDEIWSYGHRNILGMDFDAQGRLWETEHGPKGGDELNIVERGANYGWPERSDGINYDGSPIPDHAPDDGFTKPEVSWTPVIAPGDMIIHSGTMFDTWKGDALITGLSTEALIVVALEGDSAREIARHDMDNRLRSIEEGPDGAVWVAEDGEEGRLLKLTPR
- a CDS encoding ribonuclease HII; its protein translation is MKRPAIGPAIGPVIGVDEAGRGPLAGPVVAAAVVLCAPIPAGLADSKTLVPARRAELDLLIRANCRWAVAVVEPEEIDRLNIFMATMEAMTRCVGELCAALGDGPQEVLIDGNLTPHGRCSGWRWPARPIVGGDATEPCISAASIIAKEWRDRLMIEAARAYPAYGWESNKGYGTARHREALRLYGPSPLHRRSFAPVAQATLL
- a CDS encoding sodium:calcium antiporter — its product is MIEAILYAVAGLAGLAVGGELLVRGAVGIARRIGVSTLFTGLVIVGFATSMPEMVASVQAALSGSPEIAWGNIIGSNLANTLLILGLAAVVAPIELVGTGKRDAVTALGVTLVLWALALSGIGARWVGGVLLVGIVAYIVWRYRHPGSSPPDTGAEAAPVRTLLAVLLFLGGLGVLVAGGNALVFGAIQLATILRVPETVIGLTVVAVGTSLPELAASIAAALRGQPGLALGNVVGSNIYNILLIGGATMSIAPFPLPAELAGVQMALLTASAVLLLALLWQAKRIGRTTGALLVAAFAGNVVLVFS
- a CDS encoding site-specific DNA-methyltransferase — translated: METAKMRAGTGGKTRASAPAQAPAPAPETLPLGEILAGDCIEAMRTLPDNSIDCIFADPPYNLQLGGDLNRPDGSHVDAVTNDWDRFDSFRAYDDFTRHWLTEARRVLKPDGSLWVIGSYHNIYRVGAILQDIGFWILNDIVWRKTNPMPNFKGTRFTNAHETLIWASMGEKARYHFNYRAMKTLNDELQMRSDWVIPICAGGERLKENGRKAHPTQKPEALLYRVLLATTEQGDVVLDPFFGTGTTGAVAKRLGRQWIGCEREGFYREVALKRIEKELPLDESALKTMQSRKSAPRVAFGTVVETGLIAPGTVVFDKKRRWRAIVRADGSLDCEGQTGSIHGLGKDLQGAPSCNGWSFWHYEKDGEIVPVDAARQLYLLAAED